The following are encoded in a window of Massilia sp. R2A-15 genomic DNA:
- a CDS encoding GlxA family transcriptional regulator, which yields MPLSDLARLAHEKPLRVLLVNAGEPDSLTWSGLYQPLRLAAKLLGPERLHVDVRTPDKFGADAVRHWHIVLLVADESEAGLKPANSRTVYSRLRAAPFWGGVGAGVLWLAEGGVLNGVRTALPWALYAEVDTSADHAVFTPHLYEIDDNRLTCCGGAASIDFALALVEIIFGATVQAHIKEALCIDRVRGKEERQRVALQARFGVLQPKLSEAVTLMEANIEEPLSTDDIAGLVGLSRRQLERLFKQYLGSLPSRYYLELRLQRARQLLLDTNYSIVQVGLMCGFSSGSHFSTAFGALFGNTPREERQRKLSS from the coding sequence ATGCCGCTGTCCGATCTCGCCCGCCTGGCGCATGAAAAGCCGCTGCGCGTCCTGCTGGTCAACGCCGGCGAGCCGGACTCGCTGACCTGGTCCGGCCTGTACCAGCCGCTGCGGCTCGCCGCCAAGCTGCTGGGGCCGGAGCGCCTGCACGTGGACGTGCGCACGCCTGACAAGTTTGGCGCCGACGCGGTGCGGCACTGGCACATCGTGCTGCTGGTGGCGGACGAATCGGAAGCGGGACTCAAGCCCGCCAACAGCCGCACGGTGTATTCGCGGCTGCGTGCGGCGCCGTTCTGGGGCGGGGTCGGCGCCGGCGTGCTGTGGCTGGCCGAAGGCGGCGTGCTCAATGGCGTGCGCACGGCGCTGCCGTGGGCGCTGTACGCGGAAGTCGACACCAGCGCCGACCATGCCGTCTTCACGCCGCACCTGTACGAAATCGACGACAACCGGCTGACCTGCTGCGGCGGCGCGGCAAGTATCGACTTCGCGCTGGCGCTGGTCGAGATCATCTTCGGCGCCACGGTGCAGGCGCACATCAAGGAAGCGCTGTGCATCGACCGCGTGCGCGGCAAGGAAGAGCGGCAGCGGGTCGCGTTGCAGGCGCGCTTCGGCGTGCTGCAGCCCAAGCTGAGCGAGGCGGTGACGCTAATGGAAGCCAACATCGAAGAGCCGCTGTCGACGGACGACATAGCGGGGCTGGTGGGGCTGTCGCGGCGCCAGCTCGAGCGATTGTTCAAGCAATACCTGGGCAGCCTGCCGTCGCGCTACTACCTCGAGCTGCGGCTCCAGCGCGCGCGCCAGCTGCTGCTCGACACGAACTACTCGATTGTGCAAGTTGGCTTGATGTGCGGGTTTTCGTCGGGCTCGCATTTTTCGACCGCGTTTGGGGCCTTGTTCGGCAATACGCCGCGCGAAGAGCGCCAACGCAAGTTGAGTTCGTAA
- a CDS encoding DMT family transporter, protein MTHQFRGILALLLVTLVWGTTFPAMKGLTLYFSAQWIIFIRFAIAAVLLSPFLWKPGRDDLVSGGLLGVLLFFCYVFQVEGLALTTSNRNAFICGLSVLVVPLLGLASGKLPEKRIVLALVLAVAGLAALCWDGGAWGRGDTLALASAFAFGLYIKMMAFRTRRASRLMTLTAMQILTVALCAAIWLLAREVPRTTIDASQDFANYWEYIGQGLATYTLKLVYLGVVATAAIISLQSWGQSRASANEAAVIYSFEPAAAAFFAYFWLGETMTARGWVGAALLIAGMIVSQWNAATPRPAAALAPE, encoded by the coding sequence TCCTCGCCCTGCTGCTCGTCACCCTGGTGTGGGGAACCACTTTTCCTGCCATGAAAGGGCTGACGCTGTATTTTTCGGCGCAATGGATCATCTTCATCCGCTTCGCGATCGCCGCGGTGCTGCTTTCGCCGTTCCTGTGGAAGCCGGGGCGCGACGACCTGGTGTCGGGCGGCCTGCTGGGCGTGCTGCTGTTCTTCTGCTACGTGTTCCAGGTCGAGGGGCTGGCGCTGACCACCTCCAACCGCAACGCCTTCATCTGCGGCCTGTCGGTGCTGGTGGTGCCGCTGCTGGGCCTGGCGTCGGGCAAGCTGCCGGAAAAGCGCATCGTGCTGGCGCTGGTGCTCGCCGTGGCGGGTCTGGCGGCGCTGTGCTGGGACGGCGGCGCATGGGGGCGCGGCGACACGCTGGCGCTGGCCAGTGCGTTCGCCTTTGGCCTGTACATCAAGATGATGGCATTCCGCACCCGGCGCGCGTCGCGCCTGATGACGCTCACCGCGATGCAGATCCTCACGGTCGCCCTGTGCGCGGCGATCTGGCTTCTGGCGCGCGAAGTGCCGCGCACCACCATCGACGCCAGCCAGGACTTTGCCAATTACTGGGAATACATCGGCCAGGGCCTGGCGACCTACACGCTCAAGCTGGTGTACCTGGGCGTGGTGGCGACGGCGGCGATCATCTCGCTGCAAAGCTGGGGCCAGTCGCGCGCGTCGGCCAATGAAGCGGCGGTGATCTACTCGTTCGAGCCGGCGGCGGCGGCCTTCTTCGCCTACTTCTGGCTGGGCGAGACGATGACGGCGCGCGGCTGGGTCGGCGCGGCGCTGCTGATCGCCGGCATGATCGTCAGCCAATGGAATGCGGCCACGCCGCGTCCGGCGGCCGCGCTCGCGCCCGAATAA